The Mangifera indica cultivar Alphonso chromosome 8, CATAS_Mindica_2.1, whole genome shotgun sequence genome has a window encoding:
- the LOC123223129 gene encoding pentatricopeptide repeat-containing protein At5g61990, mitochondrial-like: MWRLTHVTSRVSRTSTRNVSTKSVRQVTEQDTVKQITNIINQNNWQLLLYNSDIPKKLKPDVVRSVILQSGSNHDPRRLHSFFHWSERHMGTPLHDLDLLCFLVLSLCNSKFYGSASEVIERMVRNTNSNNKSVRDILNAIDVCYRQCTEFKCNGVVFDMLIDGFRNAGLLNEAVDVFSCDKIVEFRPSVLRCNALLRELLKGNKTELLFWEVCEKMNELKVGFNVYTYTMVINAYFKAKNVEEAKRVFLEMGEKGCGPNVVTYNVFIGGLCRMGQTDEAVEKKNRMLEMGLDPDSYTYVNLINGFCMEKRLGDAKLVLLEMMSKGLKANLIVYNALIDGFVKQGDVEEAFKLKDEMVVSGTQIDLVIYNTLLNGVCKGGNMDKAKEVMHEISRMGIVPDSRTYTLLIEGYCRGRDLDSAFELFDEMKKKNLAPTVFTYSAIINGLCNCGNLQQVNTVLGDMITRGLKPNSAIYSNLISAYSKTNRIEKARKVLERMRMNGIPPDVFCYNSIIHGLCKAKRMEEARTYLVEMLGKGLKPNNCTYGFFIHGYSKVGEMQVADRYFNEMLGRDLEPNDVIYSAIIDGHCKEGNITEAFSTFRCILARGILPDVQTYSVLINGLSMNGKMPEALGLFSELLEKGLAPDIYTFNSLIIGFCKQGDLSRAFQLHDVMCMKGTDPNIVTYNVLLDALCKAGDAEKGKNLFYSISEKGLNPNSVTFAIMIDGFCKTGNVNEAFRLLDEMPKMGVQPDSFVYNALLTGCYKEENLERTLELFQDMLEKGLATTLSFNTLIEGLCKRNKLKEAHKMLEAMLERQVIPNHVTYTTLIDQHCKVQDMEKAKQLLVEMQEKNLTPAAATYTSLLSGYNRMGNRSEVFALFEEMLGKGIEPEKITYYVMIDAHCKEGNLMEALMLRDLILEKGMCLSLWAYRVLITTLCGKEEFSKALRLLDEMGESGHRLDYALCRSIALQFQKEGEMDKTAKVFKCMSRFGWVSNSIRMADLISGNTSDRHLEDSNHLIKQMA, from the coding sequence ATGTGGAGGCTCACACATGTGACCTCTCGCGTGAGCAGGACCAGCACCCGAAATGTCTCTACTAAATCGGTGCGCCAGGTCACTGAACAAGATACGGTAAAACAAATCACCAACATCATTAATCAGAACAATTGGCAACTTCTCCTGTACAACTCAGACATACCCAAAAAGTTGAAGCCGGATGTGGTCCGATCCGTTATTCTTCAGTCCGGGTCCAACCACGACCCGAGACGCCTTCACAGCTTCTTCCATTGGTCCGAACGTCATATGGGTACCCCGTTACATGACTTAGATTTATTGTGTTTTCTTGTTCTTTCTTTGTGCAATTCTAAATTCTACGGATCTGCTAGTGAAGTTATTGAAAGAATGGTAAGGAATACTAATAGTAATAACAAGTCAGTTCGTGATATTTTGAATGCCATTGATGTGTGTTACAGACAGTGTACTGAGTTTAAGTGTAATGGTGTTGTGTTTGACATGTTGATTGATGGGTTCAGGAACGCGGGGTTGTTAAATGAGGCTGTTGATGTGTTTAGTTGTGATAAGATTGTTGAGTTTAGGCCTAGTGTGTTACGTTGTAATGCGTTGTTGAGGGAGTTGTTAAAAGGGAATAAAACGGAGTTGTTGTTTTGGGAGGTCTGTGAGAAAATGAATGAATTGAAGGTGGGTTTTAATGTGTACACTTATACCATGGTGATAAATGCATATTTTAAGGCGAAGAATGTCGAGGAAGCAAAACGCGTGTTTTTGGAAATGGGAGAGAAGGGTTGCGGTCCAAATGTTGTCACTTATAATGTCTTCATTGGTGGGTTGTGTCGAATGGGACAGACTGATGAAGCGGTTGAGAAAAAGAATCGTATGCTCGAGATGGGGTTGGATCCTGATAGTTATACTTATGTTAATCTTATTAATGGGTTTTGCATGGAAAAGAGATTGGGTGATGCAAAGTTGGTTTTGTTGGAGATGATGAGTAAGGGTTTGAAGGCTAATTTGATTGTTTACAATGCTTTGATTGATGGGTTTGTGAAACAAGGTGATGTAGAAGAGGCTTTTAAGTTGAAGGATGAGATGGTTGTTTCCGGTACTCAGATAGATTTGGTCATATATAATACACTGCTTAATGGGGTTTGTAAGGGTGGTAACATGGATAAGGCTAAAGAAGTGATGCATGAGATAAGTCGAATGGGTATTGTACCTGATTCAAGAACTTATACTTTGTTAATAGAAGGGTATTGCAGAGGACGGGATTTAGATAGTGCTTTTGAGTTATTTGatgagatgaagaagaagaacttGGCTCCCACTGTGTTTACTTACAGTGCGATAATCAATGGGCTATGCAATTGTGGAAATCTTCAACAGGTCAATACCGTTTTGGGAGATATGATTACAAGGGGTTTGAAGCCAAATTCTGCAATCTATTCAAATCTTATTTCAGCTTATTCCAAGACAAATAGAATTGAAAAAGCAAGGAAGGTCTTGGAGAGGATGAGGATGAATGGAATTCCACCAGATGTGTTTTGTTACAATTCTATTATACATGGTCTCTGCAAAGCCAAAAGGATGGAAGAAGCAAGGACCTATTTGGTTGAAATGTTAGGGAAAGGATTAAAGCCTAATAATTGTACATATGGATTTTTTATCCATGGATATAGTAAAGTAGGAGAGATGCAAGTAGCAGACCGCTATTTCAATGAGATGCTAGGTCGTGATCTAGAGCCCAATGATGTAATTTACTCTGCCATTATTGATGGGCACTGCAAAGAGGGGAACATAACAGAAGCATTCTCAACATTTAGATGCATACTTGCACGAGGGATTCTTCCTGATGTGCAAACTTATAGCGTGCTCATTAATGGCCTATCAATGAATGGAAAAATGCCAGAAGCCCTGGGATTATTCTCAGAACTTTTAGAGAAGGGGTTGGCTCCAGATATTTACACTTTCAATTCCCTCATCATTGGTTTTTGCAAACAAGGTGATCTCAGTAGGGCCTTTCAACTTCATGATGTGATGTGCATGAAAGGCACTGACCCAAACATAGTTACTTATAATGTATTGCTCGATGCATTATGCAAGGCAGGTGATGCTGAGAAAGGTAAGAACTTGTTTTATAGCATCTCAGAAAAAGGATTGAACCCCAACAGTGTAACATTTGCTATTATGATAGATGGTTTCTGCAAAACTGGGAATGTGAATGAAGCATTCCGGTTATTGGATGAGATGCCGAAAATGGGTGTCCAACCAGATAGTTTTGTCTACAATGCCCTTCTCACTGGGTGCTATAAAGAAGAGAACCTAGAGAGAACATTGGAATTGTTTCAGGACATGTTGGAGAAGGGCTTGGCCACCACTCTTTCTTTCAACACTTTAATTGAGGGCTTGTGTAAGAGAAACAAACTTAAGGAAGCCCATAAAATGTTGGAAGCAATGTTAGAAAGGCAAGTCATACCTAATCATGTCACCTATACCACTCTCATTGATCAGCATTGCAAGGTTCAAGATATGGAGAAAGCTAAACAACTCTTAGTGGAGATGCAGGAAAAGAATCTGACGCCAGCAGCTGCTACTTACACATCACTGTTAAGTGGTTACAATAGAATGGGGAATAGATCTGAGGTTTTTGCTCTGTTTGAAGAGATGCTAGGGAAGGGAATTGAGCCTGAGAAAATCACCTATTATGTAATGATTGATGCTCACTGTAAAGAAGGTAATCTAATGGAAGCCTTGATGTTGAGGGATTTGATTCTGGAAAAGGGTATGTGTTTATCTTTGTGGGCATACAGAGTTCTCATAACCACCCTGTGTGGAAAAGAGGAATTTTCTAAAGCTTTGAGGTTGCTTGATGAAATGGGAGAAAGTGGACATAGGCTTGATTATGCCTTATGTCGGTCTATAGCTCTCCAATTCCAAAAAGAAGGCGAAATGGACAAAACTGC